Proteins co-encoded in one Papaver somniferum cultivar HN1 chromosome 5, ASM357369v1, whole genome shotgun sequence genomic window:
- the LOC113278363 gene encoding endochitinase EP3-like: MKPTSTALAGVIATPPTDGATVASIVTPAFFNGIISKAGAGCAGKTFYTRNAFLEAAKSYPRFGTGNLEVSKREIAAFFAHVTHETGHFCYKEEINGPKKNYCQQGNKQYPCVPGKGYHGRGPIQLSWNYNYGPAGKAIGFDGLNAPETVSKNPVISFKTAFWFWMNNVHSIITTNKGFGPTIRAINGMECNGGNTNAVQARIRYFKAYCSQLGVAPGANLAC, encoded by the exons ATGAAGCCAACAAGTACAG CTCTTGCTGGTGTTATTGCAACTCCTCCTACTGATGGTGCCACTGTTGCTAGCATTGTGACACCAGCTTTTTTTAATGGGATCATTAGTAAAGCTGGTGCAGGTTGTGCTGGGAAGACTTTCTATACTCGTAACGCTTTTCTAGAGGCCGCTAAGTCGTATCCTAGATTTGGTACTGGAAATCTCGAGGTTTCTAAACGTGAAATCGCTGCATTCTTCGCTCATGTTACACATGAAACCGGAC ATTTCTgttacaaagaagaaataaacGGACCAAAGAAAAACTACTGTCAGCAAGGAAACAAGCAATATCCATGTGTTCCTGGAAAAGGATACCATGGCCGAGGACCCATACAACTATCATGGAACTACAATTATGGACCAGCCGGTAAAGCCATTGGATTTGATGGTCTGAATGCTCCAGAAACTGTCTCAAAGAACCCTGTCATCTCGTTTAAGACAGCATTCTGGTTCTGGATGAATAACGTTCATTCCATCATAACTACGAATAAAGGGTTTGGTCCAACAATTCGTGCAATCAATGGCATGGAATGCAATGGTGGAAACACTAATGCCGTCCAGGCAAGAATCAGATATTTCAAGGCTTACTGCAGTCAACTTGGTGTTGCACCAGGGGCTAATCTTGCTTGCTGA
- the LOC113280373 gene encoding pentatricopeptide repeat-containing protein At3g22470, mitochondrial-like yields MNLGHMKMLLQHTRTRMFSSYCYGTSAGNYGYRISQLEQIVRDECKSGKVQKLEDGLRCFDQLILERPLPSDSTFNHVLGSLSKIKCYSDVILLYKKVILVGVKPDLYTFNILINCWCQLDQVNHGFCLLGEIIKRGYQPNVMTFNTLIKGLCIKDEIEPAFELFAKMTHTGIQPTAITCTTLIQGLCRIGKVGHALQLKNNMVKWNCIPNVVSYLVIIDALCKGGLVDKALLLFSEMHRDSNVVPTVAVYNSLINGLCNSDYYNSMIDGLCLTGRLQEAVKLFDSMMDRGLQPDVVSCNILIGGYHKNRKLDEAMQLFKKMKQNGLKPEIVTYNILLAGLYRDGRMKTAKSLFNEMQTLGVSPNIVTYGAMLDGYCKNGYIERAIELFESMEDTGILANVHIYNILIHGLFKAGKLEDASKMFIEIPKKGLEPDAVTYTTMVNGLFRSKMLLEANKLIIEMKDKGCLRDARAFDTIIKGFLIEKETVKALEFFQKMRERKFAPSDSVSCLLVNTLSADELKNL; encoded by the exons ATGAATTTGGGGCATATGAAAATGTTGCTGCAGCATACAAGAACAAGAATGTTCTCAAGTTATTGTTATGGTACTTCAGCGGGTAATTATGGTTATAGGATATCACAACTTGAGCAAATTGTGAGGGATGAGTGTAAGTCGGGAAAGGTTCAGAAACTTGAGGATGGATTGAGATGCTTTGATCAATTGATTTTAGAGAGACCATTACCATCTGATTCTACATTTAATCATGTATTGGGATCATTATCGAAGATTAAATGCTATTCAGATGTCATTTTGTTGTATAAAAAGGTGATTTTGGTTGGAGTAAAACCTGATTTGTATACgtttaatattttgattaattgttGGTGTCAATTAGACCAAGTGAATCATGGGTTTTGTTTGCTTGGAGAGATCATAAAGAGAGGTTATCAGCCTAATGTTATGACTTTCAATACACTGATCAAAGGTTTGTGTATCAAGGATgagattgaaccagcatttgaacTGTTCGCTAAAATGACTCACACAGGTATTCAACCTACTGCAATTACGTGTACTACCCTTATACAAGGGCTTTGTAGAATTGGTAAAGTCGGTCATGCTCTTCAGCTCAAAAACAACATGGTGAAATGGAACTGCATCCCAAATGTTGTTTCTTATTTGGTCATCATAGATGCTCTTTGTAAAGGGGGTCTAGTTGATAAAGCTTTGCTTCTCTTCTCCGAAATGCATAGAGATTCAAATGTGGTACCCACTGTAGCTGTTTACAATTCTTTGATCAATGGACTTTGCAATTCAG ATTACTATAACTCAATGATCGATGGTCTATGTTTGACAGGTCGGCTGCAAGAAGCGGTGAAACTGTTTGACTCCATGATGGATAGAGGCCTTCAACCGGATGTTGTCAGTTGCAATATATTAATTGGTGGGTACCACAAGAATCGTAAGTTGGATGAAGCTATGCAACTATTcaagaaaatgaaacaaaatggaTTGAAACCCGAAATAGTTACTTACAATATATTATTAGCAGGACTATACCGAGACGGAAGAATGAAGACTGCAAAGAGTTTGTTTAATGAGATGCAAACTCTCGGTGTATCTCCAAATATTGTCACATACGGTGCAATGTTGGACGGGTACTGCAAGAATGGATACATTGAGAGAGCAATAGAACTGTTTGAATCCATGGAGGATACTGGTATCTTAGCTAATGTTCATATATACAATATTCTTATTCATGGTTTGTTCAAGGCTGGCAAGTTAGAAGATGCAAGTAAAATGTTTATTGAGATTCCGAAAAAGGGATTAGAGCCTGATGCAGTAACATATACCACAATGGTCAATGGCCTCTTTCGAAGCAAGATGTTACTCGAGGCTAACAAATTAATCATTGAAATGAAAGATAAGGGTTGCTTACGAGATGCTAGAGCATTTGATACCATTATCAAGGGTTTTCTTATAGAAAAGGAAACTGTCAAGGCATTGGAATTTTTCCAGAAGATGCGTGAAAGAAAATTTGCACCAAGTGATTCTGTTAGCTGTTTGTTAGTGAACACTCTCTCTGCAGATGAGTTAAAAAATCTCTAG